Within the Malus sylvestris chromosome 4, drMalSylv7.2, whole genome shotgun sequence genome, the region AATATACCCCGTTGGTGGGGTTTGAATATAATATGTGTTTGAAACTAATTGGGGCTTGATggatgtgacattttcaatatATTGACACttgtttgaaatgtttaaaaaatgTTGAGACTAATTTGGAATGATACTAAAATATTGGGAGGTTTAAGGTACTTAATCCTAAattctatatataaaaaaaataatttaagagaTACCCCGACAactataattttgttttttaatatattataattttcgTAGAATTAACAGTATTGCACTAGAAAAATTATATCCATACAAGACGTCTAATGACATCAAAGACACTAAAGAAATAAACCCAAAACGGAAAACTACCCACATCATAACATTTGAAGGatttttaacgaaacactccggtactgtttactttaaccaaaactacatttttactctaaaaaatcactcatggtactatttacttacaacacatttttgtcattttgattaaaactcaaagttttcaaacattttttcgTTAGTTTCCTAACATTTAAAGCAACACTCATAACCATACCCATACAACCCACAATAACCAAATAACCCGTAACTCTAAACCTTGGCTGCCACCAACACCATATATCTCATTACATCTCATCATAAAGAACTTGTGGAACAATTGAGTTGGTTATATCAAACGATCCAGTTGTGCATAAGAGCAAACAATATATAGACTTGATTTGACTTGATAGGTGAAAAGCACATTGTTGGAATTcctttgtcccacatcggccagaaggcttgagaacaaaccatttatatagaattaccccactctaactaacaccgatgCCTTATGTATTAAAACCCCACACTTGACGGATTGAGCAGATGAccaagtggggacagtatcggtgttgttggagtgaaCCCATGACCCGTCTACCTAAAATTTAAGACACATGAGTTTATCTCAACAAAGTCTTTAAAATCTGTGATGCATTGAagtatattaaaaataaaagatgttgaaattttatttaaattcataTTATATTATCTCTCTCTACACTAATATTTTAGTTCTTATCTATTATAGTATCTCTTTAAATCTAAAATTACTACCTAAATTCTCTGACAAACCCAAAGATTACATAGTGACGGGGAACTCATAATCACCACAACGAACTATTATTCACCCGGATAAAGACACCCAAGATTACATAACGCACGCAGAAAGTCAGGGTTCCAGGGAAACAACTTTGCACCAACTCTCCCACCCTAAAACACAAAAACCAAACATTTGAACCGCTTATGACAATTCCAACAAAAAACAGTGAAAACACATGGAGCAAGGGCCTAGGTGTCGCGGGAAGACAACAATTTACGTTGGCAGCTGAAAGCAATCAAGGTTCGctctcaactctctctctctctctctctctctgttaaAAGTTTCGATTTTGCATTTTGTGACTATGAAGCTTAAATACTATGCATATATCTTTAGGGAAGCAGAAAAACCAATAAAGAAtctgaatttataaattaatctGAACTAGCTGAAAGAAGCTAATTAATCATAATCACCAACTGATTGTTCATTGTTTAATCTTCCATAACGCAGTGAATGAAGGGTTCATTGTTTATATTCATTGGAAGCATGTGCAAACtttaccaattttttatttatttatttatttttttctgtttggtttgGTTAATTAATTACTGGGAAAATTTGAGAAATCAGTAGCAACAGTGAAAAAATCCTTTGTACCATTGTCTTGGAAGTTGTAAAACACCATTGTCTTGGAAGTTGTAAAACAATGTCACCTAAGAATTAATAGGGGCCAATCTGAACTGAATGATttatagggttagggttttagtTAATATGGTATGATTAAATTGCTTGATTGAAAAACGACTTGAGCTGTAGGCCTTTTCTACAGTGATATATTTATTCTCGATTTAAATCAGAAGAAAAGGCATTAGTTTTTGTGCATGTGATTAAAGTGCAGAAACCttaggaaagaaaagaaaaatctgAAGCTGTTTGAGAAAACCCCCATAGTAATCAAATTTCCGAACCCTAGATTGAGAAAATCTCTAAAGAAAAACTATTTACAAGCATAAAACTTGAACTGTAAAAGACCTGAAAAAGATTACTGGTGTATATATGAGTACTTAATATTTCTATGTGTTTAACAATGCAGGTGCTCTTAGCCTTGGAACCTGCCATCCAGAAACTGGAATGCCCTTAACAAGCCAGCCAATCGGCCAAGACAATGCTGCAATTCCAACGCAAGCACCCCATTGCCCCCAGTCCAGCCTCTCAGTGCTGGCAAACTTCTTCAGAAATTCCACCATTAGCAGTTGAAGAACTATGGTAATACCGATTATTGCCAAAAACAGCTTGCTCTTGAGTAACCCCTTGAATATGTTCTTCTTTTCAAGTTTTCTTGCGTTGAACTCGTTGAAGACTTGACAGAAAACAAATGTGTTGAAAATAAGGGTGTTCTTGACCTTTTCGTCCACGCCGAAAATGGATCTTCCCTTAAACTGTAGGGTTAGCAAGATTGTGATTTGATACAAGGCCTGAGCGATAAGGTTTCTCCACATGATTCTAGTAATGAGTGGTTCCGTTCGTCCCACGGGCTTCTTTTCCATGAGATCATTTGTCGGTTCTTCTGTGGCCAAAGCTAAAGCCCCCAAGGTGTCCATGATGAGATTCAACCACAGCAGCTGCACTGCAGTCAGTGGAACTTTACCAGAAGAAACAGCAGCAACAAAGTTGATAACAAGCGCAGCGACGTTGACAGTGAGTTGGAACTGGAGGAACTTTTGAATGTTGTTGTACACACACCTTCCCCATCTCAAAACTGTCACAACAGATGCGAAGTTGTCATCTAAGATGACAATATCCGAGCTCTCCTTTGCAACTTCGGTGCCTTGGATTCCCATTGAAAGCCCAATGTCTGCTTCTTTTAGCGCAGGTGCATCATTCGTGCCATCTCCTGTGACCGCAACCACATGGCCTTTCTGCTTCAAGCATTGCACCATCAGAAGCTTGTCAAATGGTGAGGATCTTGCCATCACACGTATCTTATCGATCCTTTCCATCCTCTCTTCAGGTGAGTAACCTCTGAATTGTACCCCTTCTACTACAGACTCAGTagtctccaaatcttcatctGTTTTGAGTATCCCACACTCAAACGCTATAGCTCTTGCAGTATGCAGATTGTCGCCAGTTATCATCTTAACGTTCACTCCAGCAGCTCTGCAACCGTCTACTGCTGTTCTGACTCCTGGTCTGCACGGATCCTTTATACCCACAAGACCTAAAAGTGTCATTCCACCCTCTTCAAGCTTCTCAGGAACCTGATCATTCTCGTCTTCAAGCATTCTATGCGCAAAGGCAAGGCACCGGAGGCTTTTTGATGCCATGTTCTGAATGGTTGATCCAACACGCTTTCTTTCTTCGTCATCCATCACTCTTAGCGCCCCAGTTTCATCATAATAATTTGCGCACATTGTGAGTATCATCTCAGCAGCTCCTTTCCAATGCGTCTGAGTACCCTTTTCGTTGTTCCTCCTAATCAAAACACCGCTTCTCTTTTTCTGCGAATTGAAGGTTTCTACATGAATTATCTCACAGCCTTGTTTCACTTCATCAATGTTCATACCCAAATCAAACAAGGACCATGAAAGTATTGCTTTTTCAGTAGGGCTACCCGAAATCTCAGGGAATGAAGAATTTGGTTGACAAATACTTCCGGTTGTGTTTAAACCAACACCCTCTTGGAGTAAATGGAGGACCTTAGGCGCTATCTCGGTGATATTCTCTTCGGTCATTACTTGTGTACCAAGCCAGAACTCAGTGACCTTCATCTTATTTAAAGTAAGAGTACCTGTTTTGTCTGTGCAGATTGTTGTTGCCGATCCCATTGTCTCGCAAGCGGACAGCTTCCGAACCaaagcattgtcattcatcattttcttcattGAATAAGCCAAGGTCAAAGTAACAGCCAGAGGCAGGCCTTCAGGAATCGCCACCACGACAATGGTAATTGCTGCAGCTACAATCCCCACAACACCATTCATCACATCATCAAACTTCATCTTTCTGCCTCCAAATTCCCTATTTCCGCTGACATCTACGGTGTTTCCTGTGAAATAACGAATTAGAGAAACCACAAGAACAAGGAGAGCCACTGCCAAACCAACCTTCCCAATGTACGAAGTCAGGTTGTTGAGGCGCACTTGCAAAGGTGTTTGCTCATCCAAATCGCGGCTGATCGAGCTCATCATCTCTCCCCACAGTGTGTTCATGCCCACAGAAGTTACAATCATCAAGCCAAACCCATCTGTCACCTTTGTACCTGATAGAAGAAAAGGGTTGCTTCTATCATTGATCTTAATGTGGTCGCTTTCTCCGGTCATGCTAGACTCATCCACCTTCAACGAATGCCCTTCTAAGAACAAACCGTCTGCTGGAACCTGATCACCGACCTTCAAACACACAAGATCACCAACCACAACATCAAAGATTGATGTAGGACGGCGCAGTCCATCCCTCACAACTTCCACACGTATGTCATCGCTCTTCGAAGAAAGCTTTTCAAATTGTCTTGACTGCTTAAAGTTGGAAAGTGCAGATACAATAACAACCAAGAATACAGCAACGATGATGCTGCCACCGTCATACCACCCATCTTTCAAGCCATGCTGTTTAATACCAAACCCTAGGGAAAGTATTGCACATACCAAAAGTATTATAATTGTGGGGTCCTTGAAAGCTTCAAGCACGAAACTCAGCAACCCTTTCACAGGCGGCTTCTGGTACTCATTGGTGCCAAAAACATTCTTTCTGTGTATCAGATCAGGCTCAGCGCCGCTAACACCACCCTTCATGTCAGTCTCAAGAACTGCAGCCAATTCTCGAACCCCTCCAAATTGACTCAAAAGCTCAAGGTTCTTTTCCTTCACCATGTCAGCAAGCGTCTTCTGATCAATGTtgacaaaaggaaggtgttttttGTCACGTGCATTGTTGCGATCGTCTTGATTCTTGGGTTGCACGTCTATGGTTACAAACGAGAGGGAGTACAGCAACTGGGAATTGTTAACGGTTTGTAGTTTCTTGGCAAGTGAAGTAAGAGCCCTGGTGAAGTAAATGGCTGTGAGAGCTAACCGCCACCTCCGCTTGTAAGGTTTCGGGGTTGGAAACTCTTCTTGATCGGAGATGGCTGGTTCTCCAGCAGGTTTTCGAGACCTCAGTGACATGAGAAtcgaaaagaaaattaatatttaagttgATCAAGAACACAGAATTAAGAAGAAACAAGCAACGCAGGAACAATATATCAAAACAAAAAGTAAGGCTTCACTAGTGAGGAGGTATACGTAACACTACTTGTTTATATAGGATTGATCTGAATCTTGATTTCCATGAAATTTCATGGAAAGAGGAAAGAAAGTTCACTGTAGCTTCTCTTGTGTTTGGTTTCCGAAGAGAGAATTAAGGAATCTGGTTCTGATTAAGGGGATCATTAATCACAATCTTTTTGTTAATCACACAATCATGGctttgaaggaaaaagaaaaaaaccgtGTCCTAGTTTAACGTTACTTGTTTTGCTTTCTTAGATTTACGTAATGTTattcacacacttatttttacttttcttacACCCCTCTCAATTTTCAGTCATCGAATCATATAAATTGAAGGAGATCATTggccaaaaattaacaagggtgtgctagaagtaaaaatgggtgtgtgaatagcactttCCTTTATAAAATCTTGCATGTTAACCAATACCCCCATTAATGCCTTTTTTGGCTCAACTTATATCTTACTTGAGATGGGCATTTCCTCTTATATTTCAAGAGAATCATGTTGTTTGCCAAATTTCACATTTAGATCAATGGATCTAACTAATGGAAAGTTCGTGGagatttctcttttctttagcAAAAGGGAGCGTAGTTTCTTGGGACACCCTTTTGGTATAAATGCTGTTATTTTCCTTTACAAAATCTTGCATGTTAATCAATGCCCCCATTAATGCTTTTTTTGCTCAATATATTTCTTACTTGAGATGGGGATTTCCTCTTATATTTCAAGAGAATCATGTTATTTGCCGCACTTCACCTTTAGATCAACGGATCTAACTAATAGAAAGTTCGTGgagatttcttttttctttaacgAAAGGGAGCATAGTTTCTTGGTACACCCTTTTggtattgttgaccctaaaaactatcaagcctacgtggtgcgcaAGCCGAGTAATCAATaagctaactatgtccttccgttatgtgcggggcgtgccaactaaAATACATGGATGTGGCGTTGAGCacactgctgacttcttgatcttgcgactgcggccgaggaaggatcatgtctcggcctttgggttctagagcctgaagacaaggctactagtctTGCGAAGTTCATAGATCGTTAGCGTCGGATTCagtcacggtgattatattcgtaaaagTATAAACACGTTGAACCGGCACCAAACTATACGAACACAAGTACTCGAAAGAGATGTATGCCTTAATGGCGAATGTGGTTcgaccgtcagaatgccgaactctaaaactaactcgtgaatatccaatcataaaacaacatgGCATTTAATGTGCCAAGCCCAGTAATCTGTAACACCTTACTTTGTCGAGAAAGCTAATGAGATGAtctctgccaataaggactcgaaaattcttcttgaccgagacttggataggtaacgaGTCGACATCGACGCAGTGCtgcttatccaaactgaaggtgctccgcgGTCAACTAATTCTACgacaacagtgctgtttatccgagggtgacgaaagcaatttattgagtgcaaaagCTGAAAACAAGAGatagataagacttataaatataagagaATAAAGAATGTTCATTTAAGAAACGTGTTCAGAGTATACAATTatctagaacactaaaagaataatataaaatttaatgaaaCAAAGGATGAATCCTACACCAAgaagactcgaagatgccgatgtgGAAATGCCTTGACgtcgggattgtatgcctcgattctaagtcttgaagggggcgcaaaacaaacatgagtggaccaagttgatatatatatagtaaaacaattatcaacgtactaacccccagtttttatgaaaacacatatataatgataaacataggttttccgaaacctagcatgtcgtgtaatgtctcaaatcataacttgtatatataataatcactagtgaatgtccAATAACCCCCATGCCCCATGTCCGCTCctcgtctctgagcagacagtcagaggaaaatacactccAAGCCctatgccggctccccgtccctgtgctaatagctagaggaaacacactccaggccctatgccaacaccaaaccgttgCCCAGGACGGACCAGAATCTATTCCAATGTCCCGTAGTGGAataaggaccactaggtaagtacaaaaccattgaacatacatatattgaaaaacaacttcatagtataaagtcatccatcatctatactataaagaggtgttcgaaacatgttctaaatattatatcgtcatccatcagatattctataagaacacgggttataggaaaaatagtaataattcaaaatagcctcagtaagcatgttatctcacaaaacgtttcataaaacgtaatcatcaaatcatgcttttcatgtatgcatttctactattaaacatgcatttttagaaggggtccactcacagtacttcgcCGCCGAAGAGCCATGCAACTAGCGAAGACAGAAACGCTactataattgcccctaagtcCATAAAGGGtacatttagtcaaactctactcaaaAGATTTTATTTGAGAAAACAGACTTCAAAAACAGGTCCAGGACattgaaattagcctaggaaggATCTCGGACGAAACCTGAAAAAGTCAACCCAGGAAGTCAACGTTGATCGTTGACGGTTAAAGTCAAAGTCAACACTGACCGTTGACTGAGTTAATGGTCAGACGGGGTCAAAGTCAACGGATCCGGGTCAATGGTATTGGGTTAGACCAGGTTGGGCCTAAAGGGTTTGGGTCCAAGGGTTTAAAAGTTTTGGGCTTTAAGCCCGGCCCAGtagttttgggtttgaaataaaataaatagaaacaaaataaaataaaaagggtttTGGGCTTAAGTGATCCGGCCCAAAGGCCTGGGTTTGAGTTTCAGACTTGGGCTTGGGTAAATGGATTGGACCTTGGGTTAATGGGTCGGGTTGACCTATTTCCAGGCCAAGGTTTTGGCCGGTTTCTGGGCAAACTTCAAACGCCCATAACTTCTTcgctactcaacgaaattgggtgaaacaaaaaggaaagttgtagtacttagtgagacgaagagattgatagcTTTCAAGTAGGCCAAATCACCATGGTTTGGTCAGAAATTTCCTCGAAAGGGGCGGTACCTGTAGTAAATTTTGGAAAAACTACTCCAAGCTATTTTCTGCGATTCAAACGTATACACAACTTAAAAAAAGCTTCGATCTAACCCTAAAACACATCCCCAAAGGTTTTTAGAAGCTTACCAATGTTGGAAAGACCATGAAACGCATCGGGAAAGACGATGAACAGTACCGGCTGAATAGAAGATGAGGGTTTAAGGTGTTCTTTCTTCGATTCTAAGCTTACTAGGGTGCTAATGGAGATGTTGATGTTGTTGTGGTGTTGATTGTTGGTAAAAAAAACCCTCGGAGAGGCTGAGATAGAGAAAGCCGAGAGGGAGTGATAAGGGAGagtgagggaaaagagagaaaaaggaagacttttcagaagaaagaagaaaaaaaaaaagaaagggaaagggaaccAGAGGAAAAAACAGGGGGTAGGCCCTTTGGGCACATCATTTAAGAccaaaaaattcatttttaaaaggaaaaatatcCCCAAACTTAATGAAAATACAAAAGTACTCCGTAAATAccgggacgggttgttacaacCTACCCCTAGCCGAATCAGAGATGTATTCAGACTAAAACTCCTTACCCtagttgatgcacaaaactggagggtcttggaacaacgtaaatccgaccgtgaatctgcaagaagtaaataacacaagatgtatcgtggttcaccccaaagtttgggttacgtccacattgattattgtatttctctgagaggattgtgagggagataaCCTCTGTAATGTGATAGGAGATGTGAGAGGGTGAGGGGGCTTCAGGCCTAAGATTTGActtcctctaattgtgagggtgaggagtcattttatagaataagggctcctcacttattacatatttgcccattcctttattacataattacatttaagtcccccgagtatttgtacgagatctaaatacggaggccctaagtatggtataaacaatagtcccccaagttttcagtcaagagagtattttggctagagacttgaaattcagtccatgtgtgggccgaggtaactagatgtcgtctaggactgatacttggtatgaggtggtgctcaatccgaaatgatgctcaaccagAAGTACCACATGTTGTGAGGCTGTTCTGCTTATaacttat harbors:
- the LOC126617932 gene encoding calcium-transporting ATPase 12, plasma membrane-type-like — its product is MSLRSRKPAGEPAISDQEEFPTPKPYKRRWRLALTAIYFTRALTSLAKKLQTVNNSQLLYSLSFVTIDVQPKNQDDRNNARDKKHLPFVNIDQKTLADMVKEKNLELLSQFGGVRELAAVLETDMKGGVSGAEPDLIHRKNVFGTNEYQKPPVKGLLSFVLEAFKDPTIIILLVCAILSLGFGIKQHGLKDGWYDGGSIIVAVFLVVIVSALSNFKQSRQFEKLSSKSDDIRVEVVRDGLRRPTSIFDVVVGDLVCLKVGDQVPADGLFLEGHSLKVDESSMTGESDHIKINDRSNPFLLSGTKVTDGFGLMIVTSVGMNTLWGEMMSSISRDLDEQTPLQVRLNNLTSYIGKVGLAVALLVLVVSLIRYFTGNTVDVSGNREFGGRKMKFDDVMNGVVGIVAAAITIVVVAIPEGLPLAVTLTLAYSMKKMMNDNALVRKLSACETMGSATTICTDKTGTLTLNKMKVTEFWLGTQVMTEENITEIAPKVLHLLQEGVGLNTTGSICQPNSSFPEISGSPTEKAILSWSLFDLGMNIDEVKQGCEIIHVETFNSQKKRSGVLIRRNNEKGTQTHWKGAAEMILTMCANYYDETGALRVMDDEERKRVGSTIQNMASKSLRCLAFAHRMLEDENDQVPEKLEEGGMTLLGLVGIKDPCRPGVRTAVDGCRAAGVNVKMITGDNLHTARAIAFECGILKTDEDLETTESVVEGVQFRGYSPEERMERIDKIRVMARSSPFDKLLMVQCLKQKGHVVAVTGDGTNDAPALKEADIGLSMGIQGTEVAKESSDIVILDDNFASVVTVLRWGRCVYNNIQKFLQFQLTVNVAALVINFVAAVSSGKVPLTAVQLLWLNLIMDTLGALALATEEPTNDLMEKKPVGRTEPLITRIMWRNLIAQALYQITILLTLQFKGRSIFGVDEKVKNTLIFNTFVFCQVFNEFNARKLEKKNIFKGLLKSKLFLAIIGITIVLQLLMVEFLKKFASTERLDWGQWGACVGIAALSWPIGWLVKGIPVSGWQVPRLRAPALLNT